Proteins encoded in a region of the uncultured Paludibaculum sp. genome:
- a CDS encoding alkene reductase translates to MPEPLGLFSPVRVGELELPNRIVMSPMTRIRAEKDCVPGERMVRYYSQRAAAGLIITEGTHPSPMGRGYTYPPGLHTDAQAAGWRKVTDAVHSVGGRIFVQLMHAGRVSHSSLLPGHALPVAPSAIPISGEIHGFGGKFPFETPRALETEEVAAVVEEFRRAAELSIVAGFDGVELHAATGYLPNQFQVTGSNRRTDGYGGSLEGRTRFTLEVMEALCSVRGGQQVGIKIAPGFTVNDTFDEEPAETYAYLARRLNWLGLAYLHVGYDSGYSRGTPPAFNPVDLIRSVYTGTLMAVGGFTKASGDAAIAAGRTDLIAYGRPFISNSDLVERFRLDAPLNLPDVRTFYGGDDHGYTDYPLLSAG, encoded by the coding sequence TTGCCTGAACCATTAGGACTGTTTTCGCCAGTGAGGGTCGGCGAACTGGAGCTGCCAAACCGGATCGTCATGTCGCCCATGACTCGCATCCGGGCAGAGAAGGACTGCGTCCCCGGTGAGCGCATGGTCCGCTACTATTCGCAGCGAGCCGCGGCGGGGCTGATCATCACCGAAGGTACCCATCCCAGCCCGATGGGCCGCGGATACACGTACCCGCCCGGGCTCCACACGGACGCACAAGCGGCTGGTTGGCGGAAGGTGACGGACGCCGTTCACAGTGTCGGGGGGCGCATCTTCGTCCAACTGATGCACGCGGGGCGCGTGTCCCACTCGTCGCTGCTGCCAGGCCACGCCCTGCCCGTGGCGCCCTCGGCCATTCCCATCTCCGGAGAGATCCATGGTTTCGGCGGGAAGTTCCCGTTCGAAACGCCTCGCGCGCTGGAGACAGAGGAAGTTGCGGCGGTGGTCGAGGAGTTCCGGCGGGCAGCGGAGTTGTCCATCGTGGCCGGCTTCGACGGCGTGGAACTTCATGCGGCGACCGGATACCTGCCGAATCAGTTTCAAGTCACGGGGTCGAACCGGCGTACCGATGGCTACGGGGGCTCGCTGGAAGGGAGGACGCGCTTCACGCTGGAAGTGATGGAAGCGCTCTGCAGCGTGCGGGGCGGACAGCAGGTGGGCATCAAGATCGCACCCGGCTTTACCGTCAACGACACTTTCGACGAAGAGCCCGCCGAGACGTACGCCTACCTCGCCCGGCGCCTGAATTGGCTCGGTCTGGCCTATCTCCACGTGGGCTACGACAGTGGCTACTCAAGGGGCACGCCGCCGGCGTTCAATCCTGTCGACCTCATTCGTTCGGTCTACACGGGCACGCTGATGGCGGTGGGCGGCTTTACCAAGGCATCGGGCGACGCAGCCATTGCGGCGGGGCGGACCGACCTCATCGCCTATGGCCGGCCGTTCATCTCCAATTCCGATCTTGTCGAGCGATTCCGTCTCGATGCGCCGTTGAATCTCCCGGACGTGCGGACTTTCTATGGCGGGGACGATCACGGTTACACGGACTATCCCTTGCTGAGTGCCGGGTAG
- a CDS encoding alpha/beta hydrolase — protein MSILNRREPTLPQLQSGSAAAAQAGFLVLALTVPCRVHSGVSRGAGSLLRVDPGVSKFDSTLYRNELGSEYPIGLLFAVQGQSYGPMFDEKLTHAAWRTRPSWYVIATEDRILPTALQEARAHKSGEHTVFLPTCHVAMMQEPGKVADVLTEAARNALKQWTDSSEVA, from the coding sequence TTGAGCATTCTCAATCGCCGCGAACCAACGCTACCACAGTTGCAGTCAGGAAGCGCCGCTGCAGCCCAAGCCGGATTCCTCGTGCTCGCCCTCACTGTGCCGTGCAGGGTACATTCCGGTGTCTCGCGGGGTGCGGGTTCTTTGTTGCGCGTCGACCCCGGGGTATCGAAATTCGACTCCACACTTTACCGGAATGAGTTAGGTTCGGAATACCCAATAGGGCTCCTGTTCGCGGTCCAGGGGCAAAGCTACGGCCCGATGTTCGATGAGAAGCTAACGCACGCCGCGTGGAGGACCAGGCCCTCCTGGTATGTGATCGCAACAGAGGACCGGATTCTGCCGACGGCGCTGCAGGAGGCAAGGGCGCACAAGTCTGGTGAGCACACGGTATTCCTACCGACCTGTCACGTCGCCATGATGCAGGAGCCGGGGAAGGTGGCCGATGTCCTCACAGAGGCGGCCCGGAATGCTCTGAAGCAGTGGACAGACTCGTCGGAAGTTGCGTGA
- a CDS encoding SDR family oxidoreductase: MSSSTSSSFSSLPISASTWFITGISRGLGRSIATEVMQRGGRVAGTVRNLSDAGDLRQRFPNRLWLGTLDLSDLANIPMVFQSAVEQFGRMHAVVSNAGYSLLGAAEELDLAAIRHIVDTNLTGSIQLARAAVAHMRPLGGGRLIQISSGAGQAAFAGLSAYCATKWGIEGFFEALSQEVAGFGIGTTLVEPGAIRTDFGASGVLSPELEAYRESPAGLMRQMAHSGYVAPGDPAKMAKAIVDTFEVSTAPPRLALGPDVHGYIKTALTTRLVQLESFQDVTMSTDCDDVGAR; the protein is encoded by the coding sequence ATGAGCTCCAGCACATCGTCCTCGTTTTCCAGTCTTCCGATCTCCGCTTCGACATGGTTCATCACCGGTATCAGCCGCGGGCTTGGGCGCAGTATCGCCACAGAAGTGATGCAGCGCGGCGGGCGGGTCGCAGGTACCGTCCGCAACCTCTCGGACGCCGGTGATCTTCGGCAGAGGTTTCCCAACCGGCTTTGGCTGGGTACTTTGGATCTGTCGGATTTAGCCAATATCCCGATGGTCTTCCAGTCGGCCGTCGAGCAGTTCGGCCGGATGCACGCCGTCGTCAGCAACGCCGGGTACAGTCTGCTGGGCGCGGCGGAGGAACTCGACCTCGCGGCGATCCGGCACATTGTCGACACCAATCTCACCGGCTCGATCCAACTGGCACGCGCCGCGGTGGCGCACATGCGTCCTCTCGGGGGAGGCCGCCTCATCCAGATCTCGAGCGGCGCCGGCCAGGCAGCCTTCGCGGGACTCTCGGCTTACTGCGCTACCAAGTGGGGGATCGAAGGTTTCTTCGAGGCACTTTCTCAGGAGGTTGCCGGCTTCGGCATCGGCACAACTCTGGTGGAGCCTGGAGCCATCCGCACGGACTTCGGCGCCTCCGGCGTTCTGAGCCCCGAACTGGAGGCCTATCGCGAAAGTCCGGCCGGCCTGATGCGCCAGATGGCCCATAGCGGCTATGTTGCGCCCGGCGATCCGGCCAAGATGGCCAAGGCAATCGTGGACACGTTCGAAGTCAGCACCGCACCACCACGTCTGGCGCTGGGGCCCGATGTCCATGGATACATAAAGACGGCACTGACTACGCGGCTGGTGCAGCTTGAGAGCTTCCAGGACGTGACGATGTCCACGGACTGCGATGACGTGGGGGCTCGATAA
- a CDS encoding dihydrofolate reductase family protein, which produces MRPLRYSINVTLDGCCDHRAMPADEELHRHAIENLDQADALLFGRVTYEMMEAAFRPPAGTGGRPEWVEPFARTIDAAKKYVVSSTLDRVDWNAELVRGDLEQAVQQLKREPGKGLFTGGVKLPLALAELGLIDEYEFVVQPRLVGHGPTLFAGLSKYVDLRLVSRLEFGSGAVAMRYEPRR; this is translated from the coding sequence ATGCGACCGCTTCGGTATTCCATCAACGTCACCCTGGACGGGTGCTGCGATCATCGTGCAATGCCCGCGGATGAAGAGTTGCATCGTCACGCGATCGAGAACCTTGACCAGGCCGATGCCCTCCTCTTTGGCCGGGTGACTTACGAGATGATGGAGGCCGCGTTTCGGCCGCCGGCGGGCACGGGCGGGCGGCCTGAATGGGTGGAACCCTTCGCCCGGACGATCGACGCGGCCAAGAAGTACGTCGTGTCGAGCACGCTGGACCGGGTCGATTGGAACGCCGAGCTTGTGCGTGGAGATCTAGAGCAGGCCGTTCAGCAGCTCAAGCGGGAGCCGGGTAAAGGGCTGTTCACGGGAGGCGTGAAGCTCCCACTGGCATTGGCGGAACTGGGATTGATCGATGAGTACGAGTTCGTGGTGCAGCCCAGGCTAGTGGGTCACGGGCCGACGTTGTTCGCGGGGCTATCGAAGTATGTCGACCTGAGGCTCGTGAGCCGGCTGGAGTTCGGCTCGGGGGCAGTGGCGATGCGGTATGAACCGAGAAGGTAG
- a CDS encoding AraC family transcriptional regulator: MLPSRSLWREARSIVLRHAEEDRLSSSVLPGLHLMRFGWSSRPLVSMQSPCLALVLQGAKSLDFGPTHLEYGAGQFLLTSIDMPVTSRIVSATRKCPLVAVAVEIDFGELQQVIRRCDRLPHSGSQPGIQVFAADAGLLEAIVRLLRLLDTPEHARALTPLIQQEILYRLLSGPAGARLLEVSRHDSPSNRVAGALAWLRGHFAEGFLVGALARHAGMSPSAFHQHFKAVTGMTPIQYQKRIRLHEARRVLLVEALDIGEASLRVGYQSHSQFSKDYKQYFGRLPKDDVFAHVDGGIPVAAYSPEGSGPS; encoded by the coding sequence ATGCTGCCATCACGGTCCCTTTGGAGAGAGGCACGATCGATTGTTCTGCGACACGCCGAGGAGGACCGGCTTTCCTCCTCCGTGTTGCCCGGCCTGCACCTGATGCGGTTTGGATGGTCGAGCCGGCCGCTTGTGTCCATGCAATCGCCGTGCCTGGCGCTGGTCCTGCAAGGGGCGAAGAGTCTGGACTTTGGCCCGACTCATCTTGAGTACGGAGCAGGACAGTTCCTGCTCACGTCCATCGACATGCCGGTCACTTCCAGGATTGTGAGTGCGACCCGCAAATGCCCGCTTGTGGCGGTTGCCGTCGAGATTGATTTCGGGGAGCTACAGCAGGTGATCCGCCGATGCGACAGGCTGCCGCATTCGGGTTCACAGCCGGGCATCCAGGTGTTTGCCGCCGATGCCGGCCTGTTGGAGGCCATTGTCCGCCTGCTGCGACTGCTGGATACGCCGGAGCACGCGAGGGCTCTGACGCCGCTGATCCAACAGGAGATTCTGTATCGTCTGCTTTCCGGCCCAGCCGGTGCCCGACTGCTGGAGGTCTCAAGGCACGACAGCCCCTCCAATCGCGTAGCCGGCGCGCTGGCCTGGCTCCGAGGGCATTTTGCCGAGGGCTTTCTGGTGGGGGCCCTGGCTCGTCACGCCGGCATGAGCCCCTCAGCGTTCCATCAGCACTTCAAGGCGGTGACCGGCATGACGCCGATCCAATATCAGAAGCGCATTCGGCTGCACGAAGCAAGGCGGGTGCTGCTGGTGGAGGCGCTGGATATTGGTGAGGCGAGTCTGCGCGTCGGCTATCAGAGTCACTCGCAGTTCAGTAAAGACTACAAGCAGTACTTTGGGCGACTGCCCAAGGACGACGTGTTCGCCCATGTGGACGGGGGCATTCCAGTCGCGGCGTATTCGCCGGAGGGGTCTGGGCCTTCTTGA